In Thunnus albacares chromosome 1, fThuAlb1.1, whole genome shotgun sequence, the DNA window CAAACTCAAAAAAGTGTCAGTCATCAACTAACAACAAGCTGAAATACATTGAAAATCAGGGTTcacttttgtcttgtgtttatgTCAGGCAAGAAGGAGTGACCTTTTTAATACTTGTCATCCTtacaaatcattttgtttttagctACACTTGCATGGACGCAATGGGGGCAAGAAAGAGAACAAACGCTTCATATCTACATTTAAATTAATCATCAGATTATAAGGTGAAGGGTTGAATTTAATTGGACTTGAGATGTTTCAAGTTGGCAGGTTCATGATCCCatattgtcttgttttcttctaaataaataatgtgtcCAACAGGCCCAGAAATGTGTCTGTACAGAGGCTTTGTTCCAGACTCTGCCATAGAATACATTTGTATGAGTGAGACATTTAAGGTTAGGTGTCAGACTCATAAATATTCTACTTATGCTTGGAAAAAAATTTACTTTTACATATCTGTTCCAAAAATTAGACATGGTGTTGAGGAAATGGCACttatttttgctgtgtttgtattGGATGCTTGGGCCAGACTCCATCTCTGCAGTCTGTTGGATTCTAACACATTAGACTATCTAGTAATGGTTTTCCTCCTCCAGGCTATGACAAATGCAGCCAGCTCCTGTCTCCATATGGTTATTAGTGACAGTGCTGAAAAGTGTGCGTGTAGCcaatcctcctctcctctccgtcTCAGGTGTGTTTGAAGTGCCTCAGCTATCTAAGGACACATGTATCTGCTGTCACTGGATCTGAAGTGTCTCTTATGGTTTACTGCACTCGTCAGTTGTGATGTACTATAATAATGATATCTTATGTTCTGCGTTGTGAGTGTACTGCCTGTCGTATATTTGTTGGTGTATGAGTTTATCAGATAGGAGTGTTAAATGTTGTGACGAAAACACAGTCTTCATGTACAACTAATTTGCAttcacaaatatgttttgtagGTAACATGATGCTGCCAGGATTATTTTTTCTATCAGCATAAATAAATTGTTACACAGACCATATctaaaaaaatgttgctgtcaGTGTACAAGTATATGCAATTAAAAGCACTTGGTTGAAGGATAAGTGTGTATGACTCTCAGTGACACTGTCCTCTCAAGAGAAATGACAGAATCAGTCCAGTAAGAGAGTGCAccaaaacaacatatgtttAGAAATAAGGTGATGTTATTATATAGCAACAAACTGTGTGTGGGGAGGAAGTCAGGGGGGATGGATTGGTCAACAAAATATCTATACTATTACAAGGGAGATCACTGTTTGTTTCCAACAGCaagtcaacatgttttttaaaaaaacatgaccaCGATGTTTCCCTTACCTTAATAgtttgaacccaaaccatgatcgttctctaaacctaaccaagtggtttttgtgcccaaacctaaccagaccttaaccacagcattgtcacatcatgacacatatttattttttaacagtgatttgtgacagttttggaaagcacagacaaatgatgtggTCCTGCTGATTAGTGCTCAGAGTGCTGGAGTGCATTGACCGACAACaaattcttttcatttgatttggAGGGCTTGTTgcactcagccccaagcccattggTTTCTAGTGAAGACAGTAGACAAAAACAGCTGACAATATGCTTGTCAGCTGTTTTTGTCTACTGTCACAAGCTCATAAatgtcctaaaacagctggttgCTCTAGTTTTTAGCAAACTTTACACACATAGGAGGAGGCATTTGTTTGGGATTATTTTCAGTGGCATATTAAGGCACCTTTAGATTGTGAGACAACATATTGTGCGCTGAATGTGTGGTGAATTTTAATGCTACaatatatatagaaaaaaatatatgaaagcaGAGGCACATCATCAGCTATTCATCCATCTGCACCactgaaaatgcagcaaagtcactcaaagttcttttttgtttcacttccaTCGTTTTAGTCGTGTGCCATGAATATATTAAGGAGAACAAGTGTGTTTTCTCCCtgaactttattaaaaaaacttCAATTATAAAATGTCATGCCGCCCAGTGTTCTGTGTCATTTAATGTTGTattctgatttgtttgtttgtagatgTGGGTCGTAGCGGCATTCACAGTGGgagaatttggtcttaaatttctGACAGTATCAGGGTTTTGCCTCAGGTTGCTGTGGTCACCAAAGCTCCACATTGGCTGTCAGTGGCCATGTCTCACAGTGTGATCTATGACCGTTTTGGATTGACGAAAGATTTTTACCACGTTTCTCTCATGATTGTCAACTTTCATCTCAGACAGCACAAAATTGCACAGTGTAAAGGGGGCctttaatccacatttggtgttctATTGAGTATTTtaggcagcaggatggtgtgtgtgggatagaatcaaaacaaactacagtgtgtgtgtgtttattgtaaggaacatgtcacccagcgCAACAGTGCGGCTCATTGAACAGTGGAgatctatggcacagaggaataagatatatcaggattatatacacacacaatatgttcaaggatcagttcattgttggtttggatgtGGATGGGGTATTTGATGACATTAAGAAAAAAGTAGTATATCACCAGACTTACCTTTGATGTAAAGGAATAGATGATGGCcttggttaaatatttaaaaagtccCTAACAACATGTGCGACACAGAATGCAAAAACCAGTCTCTGGTGTAAGAGTCCTGTGCTTTGTACTCAAACACTTGACCTCCTAGGACTGCTGTGCATAGTGTTGATATTGGATGACACTGCTAAACCCCAGATTACATTTAATGcaatcatttttacattatatgAGGCATGGCATTTAACCTTGATTCAATTCTCTGTGTCCAGAATGTCCAGAATGTCCTATTACTCAACTAAAGAATTTATATAAAACTCAAAAACCtgaatgactgtgtgttttcctcctctTAAAATTTTCATGGGGatcattttaaagtgttttgtaCTTTTTAGGGTAATGGAATATTCAGTATGATCATGTGCTCACACAATTGCTCTCAGCGATTTGGGGACATGACAAAAGCCGAGCAGAGTTCAACTTTATGTAAATGAGCAATGAGCTAGTGTAGCAATTATAGCCAACTAAAAGGTagatctgtgtgtttatggagCCAGAACAGTGACAGTTACATTTTGGcctcaaaaataaaatttggcattgaaaacgatacctgaactgaaaaaggaaacattggcattgaGACCCTTGTAttggaaaaagttgtattggcactgaaacaagTATTGGCACTGAACAAAGTTCCACTGAAAACTAAAACATGGACATTAAAAAATCACAATCTTACAatcttattatgttttttttcagtgacattttggtGTACAGAGGAGGGCCCTTGCTGGGCCTACATTACCCATTATGCCTTGCAGTACAACAAAGATTGGGTATCCAAGGGCGATGGCATCATAgcagagattttgagccagactgttgtcatttttgctctaagactgttaatatgtcactttatttagattaaatgttttttcaggtgagaaagtaaccatgttGATTTCCAATATATGGTCTGTTTATCCAAATAAATGCCTATTTGTATTCACATAGAATATATTGGTATGACTTGTATGCCATTTTGTATGGATGCAAATGTTTCACCAGTATGTCTATGGCTGTCATGTTATTGTAGAAAGTGACCACAAGCCACTTGAGTCCATTATGCGAAAACCACTTGCAGCAGCGTCTCCAAGGCTACAGAGGATGATATTTCAACTACAGAAGTACAATTTTACCATCATCCACAGACCAGGCAAGGACATTCCTATTGCAGATACTCTTTCCAGGAAGTCACTATCAGTCTCTTATGTTAACTTGACAGGTACGTAACGGTCATTTGTCTAATTTTATAAATTTGTCAGGTGCTACTAAGGATCTGTAGAGCTCTGTAGAGTTGTAGAGTTTGCCTATGTAGAGCAAGGTTATTGCAGCTTTGGAGTACTAAACAAGGCCAGAGAGAGGTCAAGTGGGTCAATTTACCACAaataatgctcattttattatgaagaaACTACCCCCTACTacttttttgtgagaaaaaaagtgttagtggagctttgagttgagattattttgtcacagttcagtcaggtaggtgtgttgaGGACGGTAGCGCAGGAATGAGTTTTGAAATGGAGGGATTTCCAGCTTTAGATGACATAATAGTCATGATCGGACTGACACTATTTCAGCCATAACTCTAACGTAGTTTTTCTCATCTTGTAaatggtcacatagtttagtaattaatgtttaaGTTTAACAGTCTTAGagcgaaaattacaacagtctTGCTCAAAATCTCTGCCATGATGCCATCGCCTGTGGATATCCACTTTTCGTGGCACCGCAAGTGATACTGGGTAATGTAGGCCCAGCAAGGGACCTCCTTTCTACGCCAAAACGGTAGCAGAaagttaaaaactgaaaaagagacagttgaaactgaaaaccattgacactgaaaaaaacagttacactgaaaaaagacagacatgaagaaataATCTGAAGattgaaattgaaaaacacattgtaaaatatcaaaataaaataagataataagattgtagattgtaattttttaatgtccatgttttagttttcagtggaacttttttcagtgccaatacaactttttccaatacaagtgtttcaataccaatgtttcctttttcagttcaggttttgttttcaataccaaattttatttttgctaCCAAAATGTAACTGTCACTGTTCTGGCTCCATACACTATAGGTATCCTGTAGATGAAGTGTGAAATAAATCACATCAATCAAACTGCATGATATCCATCATCAGCAGAAACATGACACCATGTGCACCAGATTTGGTTTGTAATGAAAAGCAGTAGGAAAAATATCACCAGAACCTGCTGCTCAGCCCACTTTGCAACTATTCCATAATGTCAAAGTGGGCTGTCATTCTCAAAATATTCTCAACCAAGACAGCATAGTGACAGCCTGTAAtcccaatgtgtgtgtgtgtgtgcgcgcgcgaaacaataaatacaagtaTTATTAATTTTCTTATTCTAGTTCAATTTTGCATAGTATGCTTAAATATAAGCAGCACTTGGCAACTCTACTTGAtttaataaacaatgaataTCCAAAATCCACCCAGTACAAACAAATTGGCATAAAAAATCCCAAACAAACGAAATAATTGTCGAAGAGGATATCCGGTTGTACCGGAAGACCGGCTTGTCTCTAGAACAGAGGAATGGCcgttctctttctttcactacGTTAGCAACAACCTTGGCGTTTAGTAAGTAATGTGTTAGAAGGGCGGAATAATTCAACTGAGACCAGTCGCTGCACTCATTTTTGCTGTAAAATAGTATGAACTTAAATGCATCGTTTTAGTTCATCTGTAACCTACATGAAGTCTGAGTTTTGTTGTTAGCTACCTGCCAGTCGGCTAGCGCGTTAGCTACAAAGCTGAGAGACCGAGACACCTGTCGTCCCGAAAGTATAACCTGCAGCCTGCTGATGGGAAACAAGTAGGACCTCAGACCAGAACAGAACTGTCTTTGTGGCTCTGTAGACGTTAATTGCCCGGGTTATCCCGCGCCTAAATGCCCGAGCAAGGCCCCAGGATGAATGGGTTTTCTCTCGGCGAACTGTGCTGGCTGTTCTGTTGTCCGCCCTGTCCCAGTCGCATCGCGGCCAAGCTAGCTTTTCTCCCACCGGAACCCACGTACTCGGTGCACACCGATGCTAACGGGGTAACTAGCTTGCATTTAACGGAACGGGCGGACTGGCAGTACTCCCAGCGAGAGCTCGATGCGGTGGAGATGTTCAGCACCAGAAGCAGCCGGGGTAACCGGGTCGGCTGCATGTTTGTTCGCTGCGCCCCGAATAGTCGGTACACGCTGCTGTTTTCACACGGTAACGCCGTGGATCTGGGGCAGATGTGTAGTTTTTACATCGGCCTCGGCTCCAGGATCAACTGCAACGTGTTCTCCTATGATTACTCCGGCTACGGAGTCAGCACCGGCAAGCCGTCTGAGAAGAACCTGTATGCGGACATCGAGGCGGCCTGGCAGGTCCTGAGGAACAAGTGAGTATGAACCAGGACAGTGTTGTGGATCAGCAGACAGGTGTTAAGCATGTAAGCTCAGCCTAAAATATGCTTGGAAATGTTCCTCCTTTCATACAATCATAATATACAGTTGCACAGGAAGCTGTCACATACTGGTGGCCTAATCCAAAATAGTTTGAAGCTGAATAAATAACTCGGATTTAGAAAGCGCTGTGTCAGATAGAAATAGTTTCTGTGGACTAGTACTGTCAAATATTATGTAACGTTATACTCCTTTGCTGTGAGTATTTTCCGCTATCTCACAAGGCCGCAGCATTAACAACtgattatcgattaatcattaataatttatGGCGTACGGTGGTGAGTTTTTTCCATTATAAAACCATTGAAACCACTGACGTGACGTGTGTTTGACGCAAACTCAGAGTACATTAGGAGTTCAAAGAACAGGTCAAGTAAACATTAAGTTTACCTGaatgataaataatataaaattatgatttcatttaaaaattacaGAGTGCTCACTCCCATCTGTCACTGTCTATTCAACAATTCAATCAATTAACGTTTAATCAAAATTTCTGCAGCCTTGAACAGTAAATAACCTGCAACGTTATTAAATCAATGTAAAACAGGTAACCCTCATCTCCCTGATTTTATATGAAATAATACTCTTACCTGATCTACATGAAGGAGTGAGTGCTGGTCCAGCTGCTATAGAGGTCCTATTTTATCAATCCAGGAAAGCTTTTAGACCTATTGCCACcactaaaatgcatttatactcaAAGCAGGGGGAGTGTAACTTATACAGTTCATCAcgtttgtgttgattttgttggaaaCGTGTAATTACAGTCCTGGTTGTCCCGACCTGCTCGCTGTTTCTGTTGAAGATGATAGTTTAGCATTAACTAAAGCTCAGATAGCTAGTTAAAGCGGACAGTCACCAGACAGTAACTTTATGCTGCAGTGTACATCAACAAGACTGCCTCTGTGAGCAGAGTTAGGCCACTGTGTCTTTTCCTCCTTAGATAGCAGGGAGGTGCGTTTGTTTTAAAATTACCATCTTATTAAACAGTAAGAAGCTCTACCTAGTGGTGCAACCGGAGATAACAGCTAATCCCCCCTTAAATGCTTTCAATAGGGGGATTTCTACACTTTGTGGGGGATGCTACTTGTGAGCTTAACTACAGGTCTTGTCCTATTCTTACCTCAGATTGCATTCTGTCGCTCTCCTGAGTCTCTGAACTATATACATTGCTGTGATTtgttgtctctttctctctctcctctctttgagCTGCATCAGTGTCCTTAGTCTTTGTTTCGGTGGATCCCTCttctttcatcttcatcatctatACTTTCTCTGTACACTTGTCTCCTCTGCTTCATCTCTTTTCACTTAATAACTGACACTTTTCATGTCATCAAAGGCTGGTTTTTGAGTCTGAAAGTCAAAAGGCTTGTCACATTTCAACTTGTTGCTATTAAGATAGCTAAAGAACTCCTCCTCTGCAGAGCCAGGGTGGACTATTATTTCTCTCAGGGCCTCTTTGGTACCTTCAACCATTGGTTGGACTGTGGAGAAGTCCAGATCttctctttaaaaatgttttgagagATAGACTTCATCATGTGACCGAGGGCCACACAGTTGAAGTGTCAGTGTCCTGAGTGTTGGAGGCAGCCATGTGGTCTAGGACATCTCTCAGGGCTTTCATTGATCTACACACCACTGAATTCCTCTCTCTACAAACTGCTgcaagtccccccccccccccccccccccatctaaATTCTTCTCTGTCAGCAATTTCTTCACATCCTCAAAAATGGTGCTCTTCCATCTATGATTTCAGAGTTCCTGAacagtttagttttagtcttgTTGTCATCTATGTGCCTGACATGTGTAATGAGTTGCTTACTGTTCCTTATGGGTGTGGACTCATCCAGTACTAAGGAAAACACAGGACTTCTTAGCACAGCCTTGTCAACATCATCCACAAGTGTACTTGCAATAGCTTGGTGCATTTCTGACAGacatttcagctttttaaaagaAGGACACTCCATGTCTTTCATGAATTTAACCAGATGACCAAATTTTGAGTTGGCCAGTTTGTTTTCAGCTATGAGGTAGGCGGTTTTGAGAAGTCCCTTAGTTTCCTCCTCACACTGCAGCTGCGTTAGCCATCACGTTCTTCATGGGTTCTCTTCAAGGCTGCTGTATGAGAAACGCCATCTGAGCGCTGACTTAAAGTTGACGTTTTGTAACAACACAAAAGGTGCAGCACCGTACATTTTACAAACTGAGCAGCTCATTTCACCGTTAAGTTTGAGCCAGTTAGCCTGAAACTTGTCTTTGGACCGCTGCTTCACCTTAATAACGTTAGCGTCACCTGTCTGAGAATCTTGAGGATTATTAACATTGTCAACATTGACATCACTGGCGCTGGCCTTGTAGAGAGCGGGACAGAGAGCACGCCAAGTCTGTTGTCCAATGTGGAAGTCAGCGCTTTCATCTCAACTCATTTGTCTTATGTTATTTCATCTAATCTAATTTTATCTCATTTCTCATCTCATTTGATCTCCTCAAATCTATTCTCCCGCATCTCATCTATCATCATATTTGatgtcagcatttttttttcatctcaccTTTAATTTCTCTTCAACTCTCCTGTCTCATCTCATCccagcttctcttctctcctcttatGGCAGCTCATCTTCGTTCCTCTTCTCGTTTCATCTTATATAATCTCCCCTCATCTTACCTCATACCTCATCTGATTTAACCTCATGTGCATCTTATCTtccaatttgtcattttatctcATTTGCTCTGCTCTTATTTCCTCTCATCTATCACATATTATCCCCTCTCTCTTATCTAgcctttgtctttttctcctctgttatCACCTCTTCTATTTCACTTCGCTAATCTAACcacatcttctctctctcttttattgcTCTCATCTGCACTCAGTTCATCGATATAATCTACCCTCATCTGCTTTCACCtcattttatcttatttctcattttatctCACGTCATGTGACCTCATCTCATCTTAGaacagtgtgtgatgtgtgcttagggagtgtgtggttgagcaaACAGCATAAAAGTGAGGATGGATGTgagtgcagcagaggaaaagggtAGCAGTAAGGTGTCAGTTCCTTAAGATCAAGAAAAGACTCGTCTGTTGATTGGTTTATGTCAGGAGTGCTGATCTCTGTGGTTGCATTGCTTTCTGCCATTTCTGGTATTGTAACGTTGGAGGTTAACATCAGCACATTGAACGTGAGATTGTGTTTTATCACATGTGACAAAAGcctttcattttcatctgaagGGAGGCCAAGACCAGAACGGCCAGATTCACTAATGTTAGccaacacatttataaacatttttaaaaaatacacattgaATAGTTATAAAATTTAGCAGCACTGTCTCCAGAAATGTTGGCAAACTGTGACTAAATGGTGGCAGTCTGGAGCCTTAGAGCGAGGAACCACAGCTGTATCCTCTGCAGATGTTTTTTCCCGGACAGCAACACCCCTTTGATCCAATGTCTCTCTTGaatggtcagctgatctgacggaACAATTAACAGTCAGGCTGCTGTTGTAATACAGCACATCATTCTTTGTAAGCCACTCATGTCTTCTTTTCCGTTTCAAGTacgtctcagctccttcaggaaatATGATGACGCACAGTTGTGCGTCTcctataaaatcatcctgagcctgaaaaggAAGTCAGACTTTGACAAATGAAATaagcattattttatttagacatattctgcaggctacagctgtCTATTTGTCTCATTCTGTGACAGCCAGACGCTGCTATAGATAATCATATGTTCAAAAAACtggagcagttatcaggtgttttccttccagctatcacTATGTAACAGTTTAAAGTCTTATTTAATTGTACATGAAATTTAAGTTTAAACTTTAGAGTTTAAATTGTTCCTTAAAGGCCccatggaaatgaaaacaaagtttttgcccagtgatgtccaaatatacatctctgtctgtctgttagctACTAGCTACCCAAAGGTGCAGTACAGTCTTATATGATGGCTGTGGCTAGCTAGTCGCCCAAAGTCACATGTGATTGGATGAACTGTTGTAAACACCCCTgaggatgagtcatcaaacatttgaaagcattttacaggaaaagaaaagatttttaatgtaaaaatactctgatagtgatttttttgatatatttggcatataacaagagataaatgaaccATTAACAAACtgggaaaatatatttttcaactCATGGGGCCTTTTAgtaatttctacatattgatatctgatttcttcatatttgacagttgaggtGCTGTGCGTCATGAGTAGTTGTCATCTTGTCAAACTGACGCTGGAGTGAACGGGGACGTCCACTTTGATGAATTACTTTCTCTTATTGGCATCTTTCTCTCGCGTCCTCACTGGGAAGAGCCGGGATCCAGGGATGGGATACAAGTGAGGGAAGCGAGGAGACACGTCAGCCAAATGAAAAGCACCCAAGCTGTAGTCACAGCTGGTGTTACAGCACTGATGAGGTGCTTTTCATTCAGCTAATGTGCTTCCTCGCTTCCCTCACTTGCGTGTCCTCCGTGTTTGTGCCACCGCTGCAAATTTCACATTGTACACAATAATCACAACAAACGCAAACCACACTTCCCCCGCTTTGAGCAGCTGACTGGAGCTTGTGGTGAGAGAGTTGGAGTtttgcctctctgtctctgtctctctctctcctctgctgtctgtcacacacacacacacctataaactgacttttaagtcattttttatttgagttGACTACGACTGCTCACTGCCATAAGTGCAATAAACTCTATCAGTACGGGAGACGGTACAAGCTCTCAACGAACATTCAGTGAAGTATCTTAAAATGAGTTGAATTGTTTGGGCTGTGGTGTAGCTATGGCTCGGGCCGTTGGGCTGGGCAGTGATGGCACAAGTGTGATGGTAGGTCGAAACGCCGAAGTTCCACAACAGTTGCGCCAGAATGACTGTCCTCGTAAACATTCACTGTTTGTCTTATATTATCAGGGTGACCTTATATTCAGCACTATGCTGTACCACATTAAGGACAAGCAACCGACTGCCATGTCTGAGGACGGCTCGTAGTTGCAGCCAAACATCACGTCACTGCtagctgggggggggggggggggcacactGACTGGGTGCTGGTCTGAGGCCATCACCCAGTCAGTGTGCCAAATGATTGAGACCGATATGCTGCCAAGCAGTGTAGTAAAGGGCGAGGGATTGAAAGAGCTAGCTCTGTTCCTCTAGCCTGAGTGTGTTATACCAttgagag includes these proteins:
- the abhd17c gene encoding alpha/beta hydrolase domain-containing protein 17C, producing the protein MPEQGPRMNGFSLGELCWLFCCPPCPSRIAAKLAFLPPEPTYSVHTDANGVTSLHLTERADWQYSQRELDAVEMFSTRSSRGNRVGCMFVRCAPNSRYTLLFSHGNAVDLGQMCSFYIGLGSRINCNVFSYDYSGYGVSTGKPSEKNLYADIEAAWQVLRNKYGVTPENIILYGQSIGTVPTIDLAARYECAAVILHSPLMSGLRVAFPDTRKTYCFDAFPSIDKVSKVASPVLVIHGTEDEVIDFSHGLAMYERCPRAVEPLWVEGAGHNDIELYAQYLERLKQFISFELPTS